In Bactrocera neohumeralis isolate Rockhampton chromosome 5, APGP_CSIRO_Bneo_wtdbg2-racon-allhic-juicebox.fasta_v2, whole genome shotgun sequence, the genomic window aacattttttagtttataatactttttttttaattttgttttcgtaaggaaattttttgataaagaaGGCGCATAtatcaaaaaacgaaaaacggtTATTCTATAACATTGGTCGTGAGGCAAATGACGGCGAAAGATCACTTCTGCTTTTTAAAGTTGCTGttgtaaatgtttttctttttcgatttttcatttACAGACCGACGTTGATTTGTCATGTCATAGTCAGTGTGCCGTGTGAAACCGcgtttttataaaagaattactttgtttacatttcgacTAGGAAACTGACatctttttgcattttgcagAAATCTACTTAACGGTTATATaagctttgaaagtattttggcaaattttgtAGGTCTACTCTAACAAAAATTAACTTGTGAGCTGAGCAATTATGACAGTTAAAGCATAATCTGAATTCAGTTAAGCTGTTGTGATTgtgtttttaaattacaaagcGCAATTTGGAAAAAGTGTTGTTAAATGCAGACACTTTCTGCTCTTCACTAGCTGCTTAAGTCACTTTACGTTCGTGAGCTCTACATAAGTATGGTTACTGTCACATGACTCGCTTACGctacaatcatacatacatacatatatgagtacgTATGCCTGCTGTCTGCTGTTTGActacattttctttgatttagttttttttttaatacctaaCTTATGTACGTACATCTGTACATATAAAATGTTGTAtaattatatgtttatatgcacTTGTATCTGCATTTTGTTATGCCTTTTGCTTGcataaatattaatgatatttgtaaaaaatgtcttaagataaattaaaattatgggcTTTTCACTTTGCCTATTTTAGTTACAACAAAATTGTGGCGTGTTCACACTTATTTTGTGTTTGaccaaattttttgtaatgtaaatTATGTACGTAGGTTTCCGCCTCCACTTTAACgtcattttaaatttcagaatGTTCTTTAactaacataaatattaaatttacttaacAATGCGttcgaaaaaaatgctttttatttgcataaattgcaTTCAACCCGCATAAATTCACAGTGTGAAAAGACTGTCAGCGTGCGGCGTACGATTTTTAACACCTGTTTAGTTTTTGTACGCTACGTTCAACGCCTAATCTCAAATCTCTCTCTTGTCCCCTATTCCTGCGCAACTCGCAAGTTTTCTGCCTTTACTGATACCTTCATGTCTCCAATGAGGTGACAACCAGATTATGGAACACACTGGCCGATTCACTCATCATCGCTGCCTGGCCACATGAGTCGCTGCCCACACTCGGTGTTGGACTAGGCGTGCCCAAACGCAGTGCGTCCATAATTACCTCAAAATCCTTTTGATTCTGATTCAGATCGAATTCGAGCTCGAGCTCGTTAGCGCCATTACCGAGCTTTTGACGTTTACTCGGGGACATTGGCCCCATACCCATGCTCACGCCGACACCCATGCCGCCTCCAACGCTGACCACGTCCAGTGGACAATCTTCGATGGCGGAAATGAGACGCTGCTGCGGTATGTAGAATTGGGAGAGTGCTTCGCGCACTAAACGATCGCTTTCGTCCTCGCTGAGCAAACGCTTCCGGGACGAGATAGCTTTCTCGAGCTGTTCAGCACCTTGTGTGATCTCTGGGTCAATGAGTGGCATTGGTGCATTGATTGCGCTCAGTTCACGGTCGAGTATTTCTAGATCATTGTCGAGATTGCTGCTACAGAGTTGACGTTTTCGTGTGTGTGTACTGTGGCCCGCAGAAGTGCAAAGGGTTGACGAATGAACAGTGGCGGTGTTGGTGGTGCCGTTGAAGGTGGTACTGTGCGTGCAAGCGGTGGAAGAGGCATTGTTGGCGGTAGTATGGTTGGCAGTCGCGTGTGAGGTGATGGCGGTGGAGTTGGTGGAGATGTTTCTGCTGTTGACGTCAGCGTTGGTGCACGAGTGtagtttgttgctgttgttgcagttgaGATTATTTTCATCGCCGTTGAAGTCCTGTTCACAGCCGTTGCTGCACTCCGTGCTGCCGTGACTACGTAGATGGTTGAGAGAATTGTTGGATGCAGAGTTGCTGACTTCATTGCAGACGGATTTGTTCGATGGCTGATGATTGGAGTTGTCAATGCCGCAGCTATTGTAtggattaaaaatattatcgCGTGCACTCTCCGGTTTGATATCAGATCTGTAACGACAAGGTGAAAACATGCATTGTAAGTAATGGtgataacataacataaaatagCTTAACACAACAATcctatttttttagtaattagtAATAGTAATAGTAATTTAGGATTTGGATTGCGATGTCCGAATTtggttgagcaataccaaaagcttcgtcaggatcgggaaggacctctcagagccctttgataccaaacgaagtttcagacaagtcgACTctcttcttcaatctgctgctggagaaaataattcgagctgcagaacttaatcgagcaggtaccatcttttttaaaagtgtacagctgctgacgtacgccgatgatattgatatcatcggccttaacacccgcgccgttagttctgctttccttagactggataaggaagcaaagcaaatgagtctggtggtgaacgagggcaagaggaaatgtctcctgtcatcaaacaaacagtcgtcacactcgcgacttggctctcacgtctgTGTTGatagtcgtaaataatttcgtctatcttggaaccagtatcaacaccaccaacaatgccagcctggaaatccaacgcagaataactcttgccaacaggtgctacttcggaagaagtaaagtcctctctcgacgaacaaaaatcaaactctctACGACGAAACCGACAGGCAGAAAGGAAGAGAGAGAGTTATAGTACGACCCCTTGTCATCACAAACATTGGCCCCTTGTCATCACAAACACACCCCGATTGGCACGAAGGCGTATCGGTAAATTTGTGCTAAAGCAGATGGGCGCTTTAGAGAGTCCACACatatgttttcgaaaaatttctgtGCATTAAGTTTTGGCAACTCCAAATGATATAACCCTAACGCTCTGATTCCTTCACGTTCGGCTTGGGGAATTCGCAAAGCGCCAAAATACTTATGTTGAGCTCAATTAATATTACGCGGTGAACGGCAGAGTCACACATAATGAGAAAAGTAAATTTCGCGAGCGCAGGGTCAGCAAACATAGTGCGCGTTTACTAGCGGAGACTGGCTTCTCTGCGCAGAGAGCAACAATGACAGAGGTTGTAGACGGTGAAAAGCTGTGCATAAAAAGAGTAACGAGAAAAATGTAAATAGACACACAACAACTGGCAAGCCATTATAGCGATGAAGAGTGGCGAAGCAAACATGTGTCTTGTGTGCCTAGAAGGAGCAAACTCAAAGGATAAGGGCGCCATAAGAAGtgatgaaaataaataacaataaaaaatcggcGTGACGTTGCAATGGTTTACGCGTGTACTTAAGACACAGGTTAGGTGTGATGGCTACAAAAGTATAGTAAGCTTACAATTATACACTTCcatgcgtatgtatgtgggCACATTGTTATACTCTTTTTAGCGCAACGATTATTAAATAGTCATA contains:
- the LOC126759438 gene encoding putative mediator of RNA polymerase II transcription subunit 29; its protein translation is MTLPTTTTVNGCDDDSDMFGPPRSSPIGYHHHRSRVPMISPKLRQREERKRILQLCAHKLERIKDSETNLRRSVCINNTYCRLTDELRREKQSRYLANLPRSDIKPESARDNIFNPYNSCGIDNSNHQPSNKSVCNEVSNSASNNSLNHLRSHGSTECSNGCEQDFNGDENNLNCNNSNKLHSCTNADVNSRNISTNSTAITSHATANHTTANNASSTACTHSTTFNGTTNTATVHSSTLCTSAGHSTHTRKRQLCSSNLDNDLEILDRELSAINAPMPLIDPEITQGAEQLEKAISSRKRLLSEDESDRLVREALSQFYIPQQRLISAIEDCPLDVVSVGGGMGVGVSMGMGPMSPSKRQKLGNGANELELEFDLNQNQKDFEVIMDALRLGTPSPTPSVGSDSCGQAAMMSESASVFHNLVVTSLET